The following proteins are encoded in a genomic region of Desulfosoma sp.:
- a CDS encoding helical backbone metal receptor — protein sequence MRVVSLAPTATETIAFLGALNLLTGVTEDCDFPEQVRRLPTYGSWASPDLYALSRDRPDLVCTFGGHQKEMALWLQDRGLSVFHSDPPTVEASLTAMMALAKCLQKPKDGARLLEHLRARLRVVDHQTSLLPKTLRPKILRIMQWHPLITVGPGAFQYDVIQRAGGIPFLEDGAAAYEKVSPEQVVAWNPDIIFFCEPSIKTLLKHDPLWQFCSAIRRGSVFVFPCALTCRAGPRIVDMTEQLAHIVALWFRKHKENI from the coding sequence ATGCGAGTCGTTTCCCTTGCCCCCACCGCCACAGAAACCATTGCGTTTCTCGGGGCCCTGAACCTGCTGACAGGGGTTACCGAAGACTGTGATTTTCCCGAACAAGTGCGCCGTCTACCCACTTATGGCAGTTGGGCTTCGCCTGATCTTTACGCTTTGAGTCGAGACCGGCCGGATTTGGTATGCACCTTTGGTGGGCATCAGAAGGAAATGGCTCTTTGGCTGCAGGATCGAGGTCTTTCGGTGTTTCATAGCGATCCGCCCACGGTGGAAGCTTCCCTGACGGCCATGATGGCATTGGCGAAGTGTCTGCAAAAGCCCAAAGACGGCGCTCGATTGCTGGAACATCTTCGGGCCCGCCTTCGGGTTGTGGATCATCAAACAAGCCTTCTTCCAAAGACCTTGCGTCCGAAGATCCTTCGCATCATGCAATGGCACCCTCTGATCACGGTAGGACCTGGCGCTTTTCAATACGATGTGATTCAACGGGCCGGGGGTATACCTTTCTTGGAAGACGGGGCTGCAGCCTACGAAAAGGTATCACCTGAGCAGGTGGTCGCTTGGAATCCCGATATCATCTTTTTTTGCGAACCGAGCATCAAAACTCTGCTAAAGCACGATCCCCTTTGGCAATTCTGTTCTGCGATACGCAGAGGCTCGGTGTTTGTGTTCCCGTGTGCGTTGACCTGTCGAGCTGGACCCCGCATCGTGGACATGACCGAGCAATTGGCTCACATCGTCGCCCTTTGGTTCAGAAAGCACAAGGAAAACATATGA
- a CDS encoding GNAT family N-acetyltransferase — protein MVRHAETRDLERVAEIERLSFPNPWTPYYLENALKDFFLVYDDGHQVQGYLAATCRDEDHKAVILKVAVHPEARGQGIASKLVQGALDAFHRRGIKNVELDVKIISAGAVHLYEKFGFRVQRMVTIDVDDTSFLVMKKEI, from the coding sequence ATGGTTCGACACGCCGAAACCCGTGATTTGGAAAGGGTGGCCGAAATCGAACGTCTCTCCTTTCCCAACCCCTGGACACCCTATTATCTGGAAAACGCCCTCAAAGATTTTTTCCTGGTCTACGACGACGGTCATCAGGTGCAAGGGTACTTGGCGGCCACATGTCGGGACGAGGACCACAAAGCCGTCATTCTCAAAGTGGCTGTGCATCCGGAAGCTCGAGGTCAAGGGATCGCCTCCAAACTCGTCCAAGGCGCGTTGGATGCCTTTCATCGGCGGGGTATCAAGAACGTGGAACTGGACGTGAAGATCATCTCTGCAGGCGCTGTGCACCTATACGAAAAATTCGGCTTTCGCGTTCAACGCATGGTCACCATCGATGTGGACGACACCAGCTTTCTGGTGATGAAAAAAGAGATTTAG